Proteins encoded by one window of Sulfurospirillum barnesii SES-3:
- the purN gene encoding phosphoribosylglycinamide formyltransferase: MLIKKIAILFSGTGSNLEKLLEFLYQTSFEHAKIEVALTICNRPDAQGIEKARRFGLEPLIIDHTRYASREAFDEALVEAIAQSGAELTVLAGFMRILTPIFTRHVKAINLHPSLLPLFKGGNAIQESFDSPMKVAGISVHYVSEELDGGDIIAQRCFTKYEGMSFEAFENKIHALEHELLPQTVKNLLDKK, translated from the coding sequence ATGCTTATAAAAAAAATCGCTATTCTCTTTAGTGGAACAGGCAGTAACCTTGAAAAACTGCTTGAATTTCTCTATCAAACCTCTTTTGAACACGCCAAAATAGAAGTTGCCCTCACCATTTGCAATCGCCCTGACGCACAAGGTATTGAAAAAGCCAGACGTTTTGGTCTTGAACCATTGATTATCGACCATACACGCTATGCTAGCCGTGAAGCCTTTGATGAAGCTCTGGTGGAAGCTATCGCCCAAAGTGGTGCTGAACTGACCGTTTTAGCAGGCTTTATGCGTATTTTAACCCCCATTTTTACACGTCATGTGAAAGCCATCAACCTACACCCCTCTTTGCTTCCCCTTTTTAAAGGTGGCAATGCGATACAAGAGAGTTTTGATTCTCCCATGAAAGTTGCTGGCATTAGTGTGCATTATGTCAGTGAAGAGCTTGATGGCGGTGACATCATCGCACAACGCTGTTTTACAAAATATGAGGGTATGAGTTTTGAAGCGTTTGAAAATAAAATTCACGCACTAGAGCACGAGCTTTTACCGCAAACTGTCAAAAACTTACTCGATAAAAAATAA